A genomic window from Salvelinus namaycush isolate Seneca chromosome 5, SaNama_1.0, whole genome shotgun sequence includes:
- the LOC120048237 gene encoding CRACD-like protein isoform X1, giving the protein MKRRTSSLLASIGGSPSSDCSIMASGPSDVMTNQDPADPTEECTGKKKSKFQTFKKFFAKKKRKEAATPAGDNGLKSSQSSDNVNAPEPAFLIRSEKDEGSGSKIYMGNKALSHDSVFVSDLPLSEVNEDMGAFQDSIHGNVKSLQLQLKQAIRLGSPPSPCVKGDDAGTLSEDDGLPCSPPEYSTLHAVLAGVSHRRNSSLSLEGTDSDEDQMSCEVGSRSVSPLVPLPVDFSQPASPMGCLDNTAARHRLAVRHKACSKMRKPTTRVDGRAEGESFQEERLSVGIPESVEEDKEEDVKCEQMGAAEKEQTDGAVVSQQAERSAPDKEEDEQGDQPEVSQDVSSSSPSIQNESDSEECLSGQAKALTQTAPLPGSLDSLEPTTRDYDDFLLAPTGCEAAEGGSLLQEVLSSLKCPLTSVLGLEAVPLEEVNVKGLDPESWMDELADEPEPLSLPSDPTQQEEASLPSDGPDCPAESQKEEKGEPYESEEEYVVEHFKPKEEEDQEEIKPEYLTKEDQDIPSVYMKKEEKVDSEEEEEREEEAAVEKKEEAEEVVQNEAEEKKKDVWREEEKTEPISEVPVQTALLEPEEEEDVTPTSEEDDAQQVPDNDTDTERACESPECPTELPDQTVREQACVSQLPNSSTPPPDSSDQPESPTHTTQDQEEPSVMTEQYSITSPSAASGPEQSPQEPCSGPTATEDHGKPSCGSEQSRPRFTFSPTWQRLATKEPTSPSTSPSPATSPSVTVPGAVEAGVTRKTDPPSRVEPLSPVVAEVPACPSRTQSTTAPTNSSKDTPPAVPAAQEEGTPENLFGVRLRKTSVGMLRLGSESETPPSSPAHSLPVEPQRASFTEPQPQSKSALLRKPSELDGIVKPKRTPDLSVGRVPSGGSSGGSESPSWISVARQKQRIFKENSLEETTEKKVPAEKGEPNRKGSIPTLTSPVNKDQAKPPGPPVKVLCSLEISKPAVVEKEGKKAPAHPAPTALAQDEPPWMALAKKKAKAWSEMPQIVQ; this is encoded by the exons GTCAAAAATCTACATGGGAAATAAGGCTCTGTCACATGACAGTGTCTTTGTCTCCGATTTGCCCCTGTCAGAGGTAAACGAGGATATGGGAGCCTTTCAGGACAGCATCCATGGAAATGTCAAGTCTCTACAG CTCCAGCTGAAACAGGCCATCAGGCTAGGCTCTCCTCCGTCTCCGTGTGTGAAGGGGGATGACGCAGGGACTCTGTCTGAGGATGATGGCCTTCCCTGCAGCCCACCAGAGTACTCCACCCTGCACGCCGTCCTGGCTGGGGTGTCCCACAGG AGGAACAGCTCCCTGAGTCTGGAGGGAACAGACAGCGATGAAGACCAG ATGTCCTGTGAGGTGGGCTCAAGATCGGTCAGTCCCCTGGTCCCCCTGCCTGTAGACTTCAGCCAGCCTGCCAGTCCCATGGGCTGCCTGGACAACACCGCCGCTCGCCACCGCCTGGCCGTCCGACACAAGGCCTGCTCCAAGATGAGGAAACCCACCACT AGGGTTGATGGCAGGGCTGAGGGAGAATCATTCCAAGAGGAAAGACTGAGTGTTGGAATTCCAGAATCTGTGGAGGAGGACAAGGAGgaag ATGTGAAATGTGAGCAGATGGGTGCTGCCGAGAAGGAGCAGACCGATGGGGCCGTGGTATCCCAGCAGGCCGAGCGATCAGCCCCAGATAAGGAGGAGGATGAGCAGGGGGACCAACCGGAAGTGTCTCAGGATGTCTCTTCCTCATCCCCTTCCATACAGAATGAGTCTGACTCTGAGGAATGTCTCTCAGGCCAGGCTAAGGCTCTAACCCAGACTGCACCCCTGCCTGGCTCCCTGGACTCTCTGGAGCCCACTACTAGAGACTACGATGACTTCCTCCTGGCCCCTACTGGGTGTGAGGCGGCTGAGGGTGGCTCTCTACTCCAGGAGGTGCTGAGCTCCCTCAAGTGTCCCCTAACGTCTGTCCTGGGGCTGGAGGCTGTGCCCCTGGAGGAGGTGAATGTGAAGGGTTTAGACCCTGAGAGCTGGATGGATGAGCTGGCTGATGAGCCTGAGCCTCTGTCCCTTCCTTCAGATCCAACCCAACAGGAAGAAGCCTCTCTCCCCAGTGATGGACCTGACTGCCCAGCAGAGTCCCAAAAGGAGGAGAAGGGTGAGCCTTATGAGTCTGAGGAGGAGTATGTGGTAGAACATTTCAAGCCAAAGGAGGAAGAGGATCAAGAGGAAATCAAGCCTGAATACTTAACAAAAGAAGATCAGGACATTCCTTCAGTTTATATGAAAAAGGAGGAAAAAGTAGATagtgaggaagaagaggagagggaggaggaagcaGCGGTAGAGAAAaaggaggaagcagaggaggtTGTCCAAAACGAGGCAGAGGAAAAAAAGAAAGATGTGTGGAGGGAGGAGGAAAAAACAGAGCCAATCTCAGAGGTGCCAGTGCAAACAGCCTTATTGGAgccagaggaagaagaggatgtaaCGCCAACCTCTGAGGAGGATGATGCACAGCAGGTTCCAGACAATGACACAGACACTGAGAGAGCTTGTGAGAGCCCCGAGTGCCCCACTGAGCTGCCTGACCAAACAGTTAGGGAACAAGCCTGTGTCTCCCAGCTGCCAAATAGCAGTACACCTCCTCCAGATTCCTCAGACCAGCCTGAGTCTCCTACACATACCACACAGGACCAGGAAGAGCCCAGTGTAATGACTGAGCAGTACAGTATAACCAGTCCCAGTGCAGCTTCTGGCCCAGAGCAGAGCCCCCAGGAGCCCTGTAGTGGACCAACTGCCACAGAGGATCATGGGAAGCCATCTTGTGGCTCTGAGCAGAGTAGACCCAGGTTCACATTTTCCCCCACCTGGCAAAGGTTGGCCACCAAAGAGCCAACCTCCCCTTCTACATCTCCCTCCCCTGCTACCTCCCCCTCTGTCACTGTGCCTGGGGCTGTGGAAGCGGGGGTTACAAGAAAAACAGATCCCCCAAGTAGAGTGGAGCCACTTAGCCCTGTGGTGGCTGAAGTCCCTGCTTGTCCCAGCAGAACACAGAGCACCACAGCACCCACAAATTCCTCAAAAGACACTCCACCTGCCGTTCCTGCAGCCCAGGAGGAAGGGACCCCTGAGAATCTGTTTGGTGTTAGGCTGAGGAAGACCTCTGTGGGTATGTTGCGCTTAGGATCAGAGAGTGAAACTCCCCCCTCATCCCCAGCACACTCCCTTCCCGTAGAACCACAGAGGGCCTCGTTCACTGAACCACAGCCACAAAGCAAATCTGCCCTGCTCAGAAAGCCCTCAGAGCTGGACGGTATCGTCAAGCCCAAGAGAACACCAG ATCTGTCTGTGGGTCGAGTGCCTAGTGGTGGATCTAGTGGGGGATCTGAATCACCAAGCTGGATCTCAGTGGCCAGACAAAAGCAAAGAATCTTCAAAGAGAATTCATTGGAGGAAACCACCGAGAAGAAGGTCCCTGCAGAGAAG GGGGAGCCTAACAGAAAAGGTTCCATTCCTACATTGACGAGTCCTGTCAACAAAGACCAAGCCAAGCCTCCTGGACCTCCTGTAAAAG TGTTGTGTTCTCTTGAGATCTCTAAGCCTGCCGTGGTTGAGAAGGAGGGGAAGAAAGCCCCGGCTCACCCTGCACCTACAGCCCTAGCCCAGGATGAGCCCCCATGGATGGCCCTGGCCAAAAAGAAGGCCAAAGCCTGGAGCGAAATGCCCCAGATAGTTCAGTAA